Proteins from one Cryptomeria japonica chromosome 4, Sugi_1.0, whole genome shotgun sequence genomic window:
- the LOC131875120 gene encoding uncharacterized protein LOC131875120, translating into MNSVKHEQQSSRPSRSHPDDIKTSHHKDGAKGSELWTDGLLCAYELLSGNKKKSRDRLRSKNQIAPEKIAQDITRIRQSDPNNLSKTNLSRDSKLEETTIVSTDREDPQPSLLNIEETAGNKGMVMPRESQIARKNRNVDTFQECSWVPIGWSRLLELVQMVQVDTEWTSQPIEYIEEEDTRTVADVAAPYWQRPAGPTWWCHVMVGHPKIDSWLKNSQWLHPKISTALRHENQLISERMKHLLYEVPVRVAGGLLFELLGQTVGDPQIEEDDIPIVLRSWQAQNFLVTALHVKGTVPYLNVLGIIEVQDLLLAGGATAPKTAHELIANLASRLARWDDRCFSLFFFKNSEFHLYISR; encoded by the exons ATGAATAGTGTGAAGCATGAACAACAATCTTCAAGGCCCTCAAGATCCCATCCGGATGACATCAAAACATCTCATCATAAAGATGGGGCAAAAGGCTCTGAGCTCTGGACAGATGGGCTACTCTGTGCTTATGAGCTTTTGTCTGGGAATAAGAAAAAAAGTAGAGATAGGTTGCGTTCTAAAAATCAAATAGCACCAGAGAAAATTGCTCAAGATATAACTAGGATCAGACAGTCTGATCCAAATAACTTGTCTAAAACCAATTTAAGCAGGGATTCAAAACTAGAGGAGACTACTATTGTTTCAACCGATAGGGAAGATCCACAACCAAGTTTACTAAATATTGAAGAAACAGCTGGAAATAAAGGCATGGTGATGCCGAGGGAAAGCCAAATTGCAAGAAAGAACAGAAATGTGGATACATTTCAAGAATGCTCTTGGGTCCCAATTGGATGGTCAAGACTATTGGAACTTGTCCAGATGGTTCAAGTTGACACAGAATGGACTTCTCAGCCAATAGAATACATTGAAGAAGAGGATACTCGTACTGTTGCCGATGTTGCAGCTCCATACTGGCAGAGACCAGCTGGGCCAACTTGGTGGTGCCATGTAATGGTAGGGCATCCAAAAATTGATTCCTGGTTAAAGAACTCTCAGTGGCTGCATCCTAAAATCAGTACTGCTCTAAGACATGAAAACCAATTAATTAGCGAGAGAATGAAGCACCTATTATATGAG GTTCCAGTGCGTGTTGCTGGAGGACTATTGTTTGAATTGCTAGGACAGACAGTAGGTGACCCTCAAATTGAGGAAGATGACATTCCTATAGTACTTAGATCTTGGCAGGCTCAGAACTTTCTAGTCACAGCTTTGCATGTCAAAGGAACAGTGCCATATTTAAATGTTCTTGGAATTATCGAAGTTCAG GATCTTCTTCTAGCTGGAGGTGCCACAGCTCCCAAAACAGCACATGAACTGATTGCAAATTTAGCTTCTCGTCTTGCAAGATGGGATGATAGGtgcttttcattatttttttttaaaaattcagaATTTCACTTATACATTTCTAGATAA